The Oncorhynchus nerka isolate Pitt River linkage group LG12, Oner_Uvic_2.0, whole genome shotgun sequence genome includes a region encoding these proteins:
- the LOC115117550 gene encoding oocyte zinc finger protein XlCOF6-like — protein MSKLQSLRVFLNERLTAAAVEIFGAVEKTVVEYQEENDRLRRLLRRTPVIPLCRIDSLQLSVSEEEVPPEQQHCELEWSPSLGQEDPETKQIKEEQEEVRTSQEEEQLQGLFDTKDTIFTPSCVKSECDLENPCQEAVVAEHPTLSPLKTSKLQLLSVLLNECLTASAAVEIFGAIEETVAEYQEENDRLRRLLRITPEIKLCRTDSLQLSVSEEEVPPEQQHCEQEWSPSLGQKDPETKQIKEEQEEVRTSQEEEQLQDLEPDIIEFNFTPSCVTSECDQEDPLWSLTLPQTQTVENRESDSKPVDLKSFVHVTHLNGLDLPDNDSNTSSHSTAVSSDTVGLDSGPPLEKHCSKLSTTSRRTHHCRDCGATFPLKADLQKHVTLTKKRLSECRFCRKRYNSTCKLKAHVRRCHSGKHCTCPVCGKTFKYKGYLSKHLRIHTGEKPFNCGDCGKSFTQKGNLTEHVLTHTGEKPFSCGDCGKSFSLKKTLTDHIRTHTGEKPFNCGDCGKSFNKKGHLSVHQLTHTGEKPFSCGDCGKSFSQKGNLSIHKLTHIGEKPFTCGDCGKSFGLKRHLTMHKLTHTGEKPFSCEDCGKSFNRKEVLTMHIRTHTGEKPFICGDCGRSFRHKGSLKIHILSHTGEKPFSCGDCGKSFNQRGNLNMHIRTHTRDNSFCCGECGKSFNQRGNLTTHIRTHTRDNSFRCGDCGQSFNEKGHLTEHIRTHTGEKPYRCGDCGKSFIQKADLRRHILTHTGEKPHGCSVCGKGFTQKSHLLRHVDKIHKGRKQDRN, from the exons actccctgcagctctctgtctctgaagaggaggttccccctgagcagcagcactgtgagctggagtggagccccagtctgggacaggaggacccagagaccaaacagattaaagaggaacaggaggaagtcaggaccagtcaggaggaagagcagcttcaaGGGCTCTTTGATACCAAAGACACCATATTCACTCCTTCCTGTGTGAAAAGTGAATGTGATCTGGAGAACCCATGTCAAGAAGCCGTAGTAGCTGAACACCCAACTCTCAGTCCACTGAAAACGTCTAAACTACAGTTGTTGAGTGTGTTGTTAAATGAATGTTTAACGGCGTCTGCTGCTGTGGAGATTTTTGGTGCGATTGAGGAAACAGTAGCAGAGTACCAGGAGGAGAATGATCGGCTACGGAGACTGCTGCGGATCACACCGGAGATAAAACTATGTAGAACAG acTCCctgcagctctctgtctctgaagAGGAGGTTCCCCCTGAGCAGCAGCACTGTGAGCAGGAGTGGAGCCCCAGTCTGGGACAGAAGGACCCAGAGACCAAACAGAttaaagaggaacaggaggaagtcaggaccagtcaggaggaagagcagcttcaaGATCTGGAGCCTGATATCATAGAGTTCAATTTCACTCCTTCCTGTGTGACAAGTGAATGTGATCAGGAGGACCCACTTTGGTCCTTGACTCTTCCCCAAACCCAgactgtggagaacagagagagtgacTCTAAACCAGTGGATCTCAAATCTTTTGTCCATGTGACCCATTTAAATGGTCTTGACCTTCCAGATAATGACAGCAATACCTCAAGCCACAGTACAGCCGTAAGCAGCGACACAGTGGGACTTGACAGCGGCCCACCATTGGAGAAACACTGTTCCAAACTCAGCACCACGTCTAGAAGAACTCACCACTGCCGTGACTGTGGTGCAACGTTTCCTCTGAAAGCTGACCTGCAGAAACATGTGACTCTCACCAAGAAGAGACTCAGTGAATGTAGATTCTGCAGAAAACGCTACAACTCCACCTGTAAACTGAAGGCCCATGTCCGACGCTGTCACAGTGGGAAACACTGCACATGCCCTGTTTGTGGAAAGACCTTCAAATACAAAGGCTATCTTTCCAAGCACTTAaggattcacacaggagagaaaccattcaactgtggtgactgtgggaaaagcttcaCTCAGAAGGGGAACCTAACCGAACATGTactgactcacacaggagagaaaccttttagctgtggtgactgtgggaaaagcttcaGTCTCAAGAAGACACTAACGGATCATATACgaactcacacaggagagaaaccattcaactgtggtgactgtgggaaaagcttcaATAAGAAGGGACACCTTTCCGTGCATCAactgactcacacaggagagaaaccttttagctgtggtgactgtgggaaaagcttcaGTCAGAAGGGGAATCTAAGCATTCATAAACTGACTCACATAGGAGAGAAACCTTTTACCTGTGGAGACTGCGGGAAAAGCTTTGGGCTCAAGCGACACCTAACCATGCATAAACTgactcacacaggggagaaaccatttagctgtgAAGACTGTGGGAAAAGCTTTAATCGCAAGGAGGTCTTAACCATGCATATAcggactcacacaggagagaaaccatttatCTGTGGTGACTGTGGGAGGAGCTTCAGGCATAAAGGGTCCCTTAAGATACATATATTgtctcacacaggagagaaaccatttagctgtggtgactgtgggaaaagcttcaATCAAAGGGGTAACCTTAACATGCATATACGGACTCACACCAGAGATAATTCATTTTGCTGTGGAGAATGTGGGAAAAGCTTCAATCAGAGGGGGAACTTAACCACACATATACGGACTCACACCAGAGATAATTCCTTTCGATGTGGTGACTGTGGGCAAAGCTTCAATGAGAAGGGACACCTAACTGAACATATACGgactcacacaggggagaaaccatacaggtgtggtgactgtgggaaaagcttcaTTCAGAAGGCGGACCTAAGGAGGCATATactgactcacacaggagagaaaccacatGGCTGCTCCGTCTGTGGTAAAGGATTCACTCAGAAGTCTCATCTGCTGAGGCATGTGGATAAAATCCACAAAGGAAGAAAACAGGACAGAAACTGA
- the LOC115117553 gene encoding zinc finger protein 892-like, whose product MSKLQMLCVFLNDRLSAAAGDIFGAVEKTVGEYQEENDRLRRLLRRTPEIQLCRIEPLQPSVSEEEVPPEQQHCEQEWSPSLGQKDPETKQIKEEQEEVRTSQEEEQLQGVEPDIIQFIFTPPCVKSECDLEDPRQDPIRAEHPTLLKMSKLQSFQEFLNERLTAFAAVEISGAFAKAVAEYQEENDRLRRLLRITPEIKLCRIDSLQLSVSEEEVPPEQQHCEQEWSPSLGQKDPETKQIKEEQEEVRTSQEEEQLQGLEPDIIEFKFTPSCVKSECDQEDPLWSLTLPQIQTVENRERDSKPVDLTPFGTVTHIKGLNIPCDPPDNQNNASSHSSAVSSYTVGLDSSPPLDPSPPFEKHCSKPSTTSRKTHSCRDCGETFAKKADLKRHVTLTKNRPSECRFCKKSFNSTCKLKAHVRLCHCGKPCTCPVCGMTFKQKGALSNHMRIHTGEKPFNNSFPCGDCGQSFNEKGHLTEHIRTHTGEKPYRCGDCGKSFIQKADLRRHILTHTGEKPYRCGDCGQSFIQKADLRRHIWTHTGEKPYRCGDCGQSFNEKGHLTEHIRTHTGEKPHGCSVCGKGFTQKSHLLRHVDKIHKGRKQDRN is encoded by the exons ATGTCTAAACTACAgatgttgtgtgtgtttttaaatgATCGTTTATCGGCGGCTGCTGGGGATATTTTTGGGGCCGTTGAGAAAACGGTAGGAGAGTACCAGGAGGAGAATGATCGGCTACGGAGACTGCTGCGGAGGACACCAGAGATACAACTATGTCGAATAG AACCCCTGCAGCCCTCTGTCTCTGAAGAGGAGGTTCCCCCTGAGCAGCAGCACTGTGAGCAGGAGTGGAGCCCCAGTCTGGGACAGAAGGACCCAGAGACCAAACAGAttaaagaggaacaggaggaagtcaggaccagtcaggaggaagagcagcttcaaGGGGTGGAGCCTGATATCATACAGTTCATATTTACTCCTCCTTGTGTGAAAAGTGAATGTGATCTGGAGGACCCACGTCAAGATCCCATACGTGCTGAACACCCAACTCTCCTGAAAATGTCTAAACTACAGTCGTTTCAAGAGTTTTTAAATGAGCGTTTAACGGCGTTTGCTGCTGTGGAGATTTCCGGGGCATTTGCGAAAGCAGTAGCAGAGTACCAGGAAGAGAATGATCGGCTACGGAGACTGCTGCGGATCACACCAGAGATAAAACTATGTAGAATAG actccctgcagctctctgtctctgaagAGGAGGTTCCCCCTGAGCAGCAGCACTGTGAGCAGGAGTGGAGCCCCAGTCTGGGACAGAAGGACCCAGAGACCAAACAGAttaaagaggaacaggaggaagtcaggaccagtcaggaggaagagcagcttcaaGGTCTTGAGCCTGATATCATAGAGTTCAAATTCACGCCTTCCTGTGTGAAAAGTGAATGTGATCAGGAGGACCCACTTTGGTCCTTGACTCTTCCCCAAATCCAgactgtggagaacagagagagagactctaaACCAGTGGATCTCACACCTTTTGGAACTGTGACCCACATTAAGGGTCTCAACATTCCCTGTGACCCTCCAGATAATCAAAACAATGCCTCCAGCCACAGTTCAGCTGTAAGCAGCTACACAGTAGGACTTGACAGCAGCCCACCATTGGATCCCAGTCCACCATTTGAAAAACACTGTTCTAAACCCAGCACCACATCTAGAAAAACTCACAGCTGTCGTGACTGTGGTGAAACATTTGCTAAAAAAGCTGACCTGAAGAGACATGTGACTCTCACCAAGAACAGACCCAGTGAATGTCGGTTCTGCAAGAAAAGTTTCAACTCCACTTGTAAACTGAAGGCCCATGTCCGACTCTGTCACTGTGGTAAACCCTGCACCTGCCCTGTTTGTGGAATGACCTTCAAACAAAAAGGAGCCCTGTCCAATCACATGaggattcacacaggagagaaacctttta ATAATTCATTTCCATGTGGTGACTGTGGGCAAAGCTTCAATGAGAAGGGACACCTAACTGAACATATACGgactcacacaggggagaaaccatacaggtgtggtgactgtgggaaaagcttcaTTCAGAAGGCGGACCTAAGGAGGCATATACTgactcacacaggggagaaaccataCAGGTGTGGTGACTGTGGGCAAAGCTTCATTCAGAAGGCGGACCTAAGGAGGCATATATGgactcacacaggggagaaaccataCAGGTGTGGTGACTGTGGGCAAAGCTTCAATGAGAAGGGGCACCTAACTGAACATATACGgactcacacaggggagaaaccacaTGGCTGCTCCGTCTGTGGTAAAGGATTCACTCAGAAGTCTCATCTGCTGAGGCATGTGGATAAAATCCACAAAGGAAGAAAACAGGACAGAAACTGA